In Tsuneonella dongtanensis, a single window of DNA contains:
- a CDS encoding hemerythrin domain-containing protein: MDIVDCILADHDRQRRMFAALDEAKDDPEALGKIFAKLKNFLEAHAEAEEKFFYPTLLKKGKGALDSDSAEETTEDAIDDHNKIAIAAEEAMRHKPGSEKWWHWVDQCNCNNSSHMSEEERQGLTDFRRTVPLKTRVELAIQYLAFESAHEDEYEREVKDPETYIENHEAA, translated from the coding sequence ATGGACATCGTCGACTGCATCCTAGCCGACCACGACCGCCAGCGGCGCATGTTCGCCGCGCTCGACGAAGCGAAGGACGACCCCGAGGCGCTCGGCAAGATTTTCGCCAAGCTCAAGAACTTCCTTGAGGCGCATGCAGAGGCAGAGGAGAAGTTCTTCTACCCCACCCTGCTCAAGAAGGGCAAAGGCGCGCTCGATTCCGACAGCGCCGAGGAGACGACCGAGGACGCGATCGACGATCACAACAAGATCGCCATCGCGGCCGAGGAGGCCATGCGCCACAAGCCGGGTTCGGAAAAATGGTGGCACTGGGTGGACCAGTGCAACTGCAACAACTCGTCGCACATGAGCGAGGAGGAGCGGCAGGGACTGACCGATTTCCGCCGGACGGTACCACTCAAGACGCGGGTCGAACTCGCGATCCAGTACCTTGCGTTCGAGTCAGCGCATGAGGACGAATACGAGCGCGAGGTGAAGGATCCCGAGACCTACATCGAGAATCACGAAGCGGCCTGA